From a single Oncorhynchus nerka isolate Pitt River linkage group LG11, Oner_Uvic_2.0, whole genome shotgun sequence genomic region:
- the LOC115137590 gene encoding potassium voltage-gated channel subfamily E member 4-like: MFHRSVARTLFIPPQTPLRMEKSHNFTTHQVLPLQRANDASQTDKSNGNAYVYIFIVISFYGVFLVGIMLGYVRSKRREKRRSNVFTRLVHEEEQREWGALKKKHSITMTSFQVSLPFSAGSQDVNEGRVPSSPLACALFSIEQTSVSSLCSSADARFAIEEESDSGTAEGPDETLKRSSTDNSDDSAEIQILGEEL; this comes from the exons ATGTTCCACCGTTCTGTTGCTCG GACACTTTTCATTCCACCTCAAACTCCACTGAGGATGGAGAAGTCACACAACTTCACAACGCACCAAGTTCTTCCCCTGCAGAGGGCTAATGATGCTTCCCAAACCGACAAAAGCAATGGCAACGCATACGTGTACATTTTCATAGTAATCTCCTTCTATGGAGTTTTCCTCGTTGGTATAATGCTGGGCTATGTTCGCTCCAAAAGGCGGGAGAAGAGAAGGTCGAACGTTTTTACGCGCCTGGTGCACGAGGAGGAGCAGCGGGAATGGGGCGCGCTGAAAAAGAAGCACAGCATCACTATGACCTCCTTCCAGGTATCGCTTCCCTTCTCCGCGGGGAGCCAGGATGTCAATGAAGGAAGGGTCCCGAGCTCCCCTCTGGCCTGCGCCCTGTTCTCCATTGAACAAACCAGTGTCAGTTCACTGTGCTCCTCCGCCGACGCGCGCTTTGCCATCGAGGAGGAGTCGGACAGCGGGACCGCGGAGGGACCGGACGAGACGCTGAAGCGCAGTTCTACTGACAACAGCGACGACTCCGCAGAGATACAGATACTCGGAGAGGAACTGTGA